One segment of Streptomyces sp. NBC_00576 DNA contains the following:
- a CDS encoding PucR family transcriptional regulator — protein sequence MGGPDSTPPARALTIADVLALPVLAAGQPQVVTGVTLLDRPVRWVHITELTDPASFLKGGELVLTTGMPLPEESAGIQRYVDELARIGAAALVIELVRRYHRPPDALVHACRTRGLPLITLTKDVNFLEVTQVVHGLILGNQAEAMRRTQRVHEAFTTLTLRGAGPEDVMRAAAEMSGRTVVLENLVHQALICEPSGATLEEALTDWEQRSRATPPGDRTSRRGPEGWLTASVEYQGERWGRVAMLPVPTIEPAFGPEHITVLERTAMALTVARLTHPTPWESTAHRNALRDLVEQRHRSAADACARLAALGLPAENSRFLTVVVDLPAKDTTTHAEALLSQVLHATGIPALIGELTPGRLGVLLALSPSHPWQPAVERLSHVARDLSPRAVVSVGLEVDHLTDTPRSFHQASRVAEATPPDQPLPPGRSFHELRDVDLRRLLYALREDTRIQGYAERRLGRLLDHDARHGTDLLTTLRHYLDVAGNKTSAARRGGLSRETFYQRLRTIERLLDCDLESGEQRTALHVALMVLDVLRTG from the coding sequence ATGGGCGGCCCGGACAGCACCCCGCCCGCCCGCGCCCTCACCATCGCCGACGTCCTTGCTCTGCCCGTCCTGGCCGCCGGCCAGCCCCAGGTCGTGACCGGCGTGACCTTGCTCGACCGGCCGGTCCGCTGGGTCCACATCACCGAGCTGACGGATCCCGCGTCCTTCCTCAAGGGCGGCGAACTCGTCCTGACCACCGGCATGCCCCTGCCCGAGGAGTCCGCAGGCATCCAACGCTACGTCGACGAACTCGCCCGCATCGGGGCGGCGGCCCTGGTCATCGAACTCGTACGGCGCTACCACCGCCCGCCCGACGCACTCGTCCATGCCTGCCGCACCCGCGGGCTGCCCCTGATCACCCTCACCAAGGACGTCAACTTCCTCGAGGTCACCCAGGTCGTCCACGGCCTCATCCTCGGCAACCAGGCCGAGGCGATGCGCCGCACCCAGCGCGTCCACGAGGCGTTCACGACGCTGACCCTGCGCGGCGCCGGACCCGAGGACGTCATGCGCGCGGCAGCCGAGATGAGCGGCCGCACGGTCGTCCTGGAAAATCTGGTCCACCAGGCACTGATCTGCGAACCCTCCGGCGCCACCCTGGAGGAAGCGCTCACCGACTGGGAGCAGCGCTCGAGAGCAACCCCGCCCGGCGACCGCACGAGCCGACGCGGCCCGGAAGGCTGGCTCACGGCATCGGTCGAGTATCAAGGTGAACGTTGGGGCCGCGTGGCCATGCTGCCCGTCCCCACCATCGAACCGGCCTTCGGACCGGAGCACATCACCGTCCTGGAAAGGACGGCGATGGCCCTGACCGTCGCGCGCCTCACCCACCCGACCCCCTGGGAAAGCACAGCGCACCGCAACGCTCTGCGCGACCTCGTCGAGCAGCGCCACCGCTCCGCAGCGGACGCCTGCGCCCGGCTGGCCGCACTGGGCCTGCCCGCCGAGAACAGCCGCTTCCTCACGGTCGTGGTGGACCTCCCCGCAAAAGACACCACAACGCATGCCGAGGCCCTCCTCTCCCAAGTCCTGCACGCCACGGGAATCCCGGCGCTCATCGGCGAACTGACCCCCGGCCGCCTGGGAGTACTGCTCGCCCTGAGCCCCTCACACCCCTGGCAACCCGCGGTCGAACGGCTGAGCCACGTGGCGCGCGACCTGTCCCCGAGGGCCGTCGTGAGCGTCGGCTTGGAGGTCGACCACCTCACTGACACTCCCCGTTCCTTTCATCAGGCGAGCCGCGTGGCCGAGGCCACCCCGCCCGACCAGCCTCTGCCCCCGGGCCGCTCCTTCCACGAACTCCGCGATGTCGACCTGCGCCGCCTGCTGTACGCGCTCCGCGAGGACACCCGGATCCAGGGATACGCCGAACGACGACTCGGCCGCCTCCTCGATCACGACGCCCGACACGGCACCGACCTGCTGACGACCCTCCGCCACTACCTCGACGTGGCCGGCAACAAAACCAGCGCCGCCCGCCGCGGCGGGCTGTCCCGCGAGACGTTCTACCAACGCCTGCGCACCATCGAGCGCCTGCTGGACTGCGACCTCGAATCCGGCGAACAGCGCACCGCATTGCACGTGGCCCTGATGGTGCTGGACGTCTTGCGCACCGGCTGA
- a CDS encoding nuclear transport factor 2 family protein has product MHPFRKAVESRDLDAVAALLADDVVFTSPVTFKPYPGKAITAAILRGVLRVFEDFTYVREIANSDGRDHAFVFTATVAGKQLQGCDFLHFDDDGKIDEFTVMVRPLSAAQALGEAMGAQFEQIAREAAEQ; this is encoded by the coding sequence ATGCATCCCTTCCGCAAGGCCGTCGAGAGCCGCGACCTGGACGCCGTGGCCGCTCTGCTGGCCGACGACGTCGTCTTCACCAGCCCCGTCACCTTCAAGCCGTACCCGGGCAAGGCGATCACCGCGGCGATCCTGCGCGGCGTGCTCCGGGTCTTCGAGGACTTCACCTACGTCCGTGAGATCGCCAATTCCGACGGCCGCGATCACGCCTTCGTCTTCACCGCCACTGTGGCCGGCAAGCAGCTCCAGGGATGCGACTTCCTGCACTTCGACGACGACGGGAAGATCGACGAGTTCACGGTGATGGTGCGCCCGCTCTCCGCCGCCCAGGCGCTCGGCGAGGCCATGGGCGCCCAGTTCGAGCAGATCGCCCGAGAGGCCGCCGAACAGTAA
- a CDS encoding alpha/beta fold hydrolase: protein MTTAVELFHTVLGPPGAPALLLVHGWGGDGREWSPHAEVLAAEHRVIVPDLRGHGRSPVPDEDNTPAAMAHDLMALLTCLGTGPVIAVGHSMGVQVVNLLAIGHPDRVRSVIALDPAHGAHGAELDDIPLRLAAYRENGAREAASFVAGAFSPQAPPGLRTAHIRTVLGTPDHVIAQAYAGMYTDPGAVGIRPHSEAYLRRRIQPALTVWTSAEAAEWESRHLHVPGSHVDHWPATGHYLHEERPERTIAVIGEWAARDKH, encoded by the coding sequence GTGACAACCGCCGTGGAACTCTTCCACACCGTTCTCGGACCCCCCGGCGCGCCCGCCCTGCTGCTGGTCCACGGCTGGGGCGGCGATGGCCGCGAGTGGTCGCCGCACGCCGAAGTACTGGCCGCCGAGCACCGAGTCATCGTCCCCGACCTACGGGGGCACGGCCGTTCCCCCGTCCCGGACGAGGACAACACACCGGCGGCGATGGCCCATGACCTGATGGCGCTCCTCACGTGCCTGGGGACCGGTCCGGTCATCGCCGTCGGCCATTCCATGGGCGTCCAGGTCGTCAACCTGCTCGCCATCGGCCACCCGGACCGCGTACGGTCCGTCATCGCCCTCGACCCCGCCCACGGCGCGCACGGCGCCGAGCTGGACGACATCCCCCTGCGTCTGGCCGCCTACCGCGAGAACGGCGCCCGCGAGGCCGCCTCGTTCGTGGCCGGGGCCTTCTCGCCCCAGGCCCCGCCCGGCCTGCGCACCGCGCACATCCGGACGGTGCTCGGCACCCCGGACCATGTCATCGCCCAGGCGTACGCGGGCATGTACACCGACCCGGGCGCGGTCGGCATCCGCCCGCACAGCGAGGCGTACCTGCGCCGCCGCATCCAGCCCGCTCTGACCGTCTGGACCTCGGCGGAAGCCGCCGAGTGGGAGAGCCGGCACCTGCACGTACCCGGCTCCCACGTCGACCACTGGCCTGCCACCGGGCACTACCTGCATGAGGAGCGCCCGGAGCGGACCATCGCAGTCATCGGGGAGTGGGCAGCTCGGGACAAACACTGA
- a CDS encoding PadR family transcriptional regulator, which produces MALRNAVMAALLKGEASGYDLAKAFDATVANFWMSTPQQLYRELDRMEAEGLVTARVVEQKRRPNKRLFSLTEAGRKAVHAYTAEPLGKPAVIRDELLVKVQCLDAGDMEAVRTAIAERMEWATAKLARYEQLRQRLLDGRSEEAYFAEAERIGPYLTLLRGMSFERENLQWGDMALRRIEQRTAAQRADG; this is translated from the coding sequence ATGGCTTTGCGGAACGCGGTGATGGCCGCGCTGTTGAAGGGCGAGGCGTCCGGGTACGACCTCGCGAAGGCGTTCGATGCGACGGTCGCCAACTTCTGGATGTCGACGCCTCAGCAGCTCTACCGGGAGCTGGATCGCATGGAGGCCGAAGGACTCGTCACGGCCCGCGTCGTCGAGCAGAAGCGCCGCCCCAACAAGCGACTGTTCTCCTTGACGGAGGCCGGGCGAAAGGCCGTCCACGCCTACACCGCCGAGCCCTTGGGTAAGCCGGCGGTGATCCGGGACGAGTTGCTTGTCAAGGTGCAGTGCCTGGACGCGGGCGACATGGAAGCGGTCCGGACCGCCATCGCCGAGCGCATGGAGTGGGCCACCGCCAAGCTGGCCCGCTACGAGCAGCTCCGGCAGCGCCTGCTCGACGGGCGCTCCGAGGAGGCGTACTTCGCCGAGGCCGAGCGCATCGGCCCGTATCTCACCCTGCTGCGCGGGATGTCGTTCGAGCGGGAGAACCTCCAGTGGGGGGACATGGCGCTGCGCAGGATCGAGCAGCGCACAGCGGCACAGCGGGCCGACGGCTGA
- a CDS encoding aspartate aminotransferase family protein, with product MTALSPHLRQATPVVAARGEGVHLFDQDGRRYLDFTAGIGVTSTGHCHPRVVAAAQEQVGTLIHGQYTTVMHQPLRRLVDKLGEVLPAGLDSLFFTNSGSEAVEAALRLARQATGRPNVIVCHGGFHGRTVAAASMTTSGTRFRSGFSPLMSGVVVTPFPSAYRYGWDEETATRFALQELDYTLQTISSPADTAAIIVEPVLGEGGYVPANRVFMEGLRERADRHGFLLILDEVQTGVGRTGRFWGHDHFGVTPDILVTAKGLASGFPLSGIAASEELMAKAWPGSQGGTYGANAVACAAACATLDVVRDEKLVENAEAMGERLRHGLEAVADRTPGIGDVRGLGLMLATEFVTEDGSPDPETAARVQRAAIDEGLLLLLCGAWNQVVRMIPALVIDETAVDEGLQAWATAVEAGTSGASPR from the coding sequence ATGACCGCACTGTCGCCGCACCTTCGCCAGGCCACGCCCGTCGTGGCGGCCCGGGGCGAGGGCGTCCACCTCTTCGACCAGGACGGCCGCCGCTACCTCGACTTCACCGCGGGTATCGGCGTGACCAGCACCGGGCATTGCCACCCCAGGGTCGTGGCGGCGGCGCAGGAGCAGGTAGGCACGCTGATCCACGGCCAGTACACGACGGTCATGCACCAGCCCCTGCGCCGCCTCGTCGACAAGCTCGGCGAGGTGCTGCCGGCCGGCCTGGACAGCCTGTTCTTCACCAACTCCGGCAGCGAGGCCGTCGAGGCCGCGCTGCGTCTGGCCCGCCAGGCCACCGGCCGGCCGAACGTCATCGTGTGTCACGGCGGCTTCCACGGCCGTACGGTCGCCGCCGCCTCCATGACCACCTCGGGTACCCGCTTCCGCTCCGGGTTCTCGCCGCTGATGAGCGGGGTGGTCGTCACCCCGTTCCCGTCGGCCTACCGCTACGGCTGGGACGAGGAGACCGCCACCCGCTTCGCCCTGCAGGAGCTCGACTACACGCTCCAGACGATCTCCTCGCCCGCCGACACAGCCGCGATCATCGTCGAGCCGGTGCTCGGCGAAGGTGGGTACGTGCCTGCCAACCGGGTCTTCATGGAAGGGCTGCGGGAGCGCGCGGACCGCCACGGGTTCCTCCTGATCCTCGATGAGGTGCAGACCGGCGTCGGCCGCACCGGCCGCTTCTGGGGGCATGACCACTTCGGTGTCACGCCCGACATCCTCGTCACTGCCAAGGGTCTGGCCAGCGGCTTCCCGCTGTCCGGGATCGCCGCCTCCGAGGAGCTGATGGCCAAGGCGTGGCCGGGCTCGCAGGGTGGCACGTACGGCGCCAACGCCGTGGCCTGCGCCGCGGCCTGCGCCACCCTCGACGTCGTACGCGACGAGAAGCTCGTCGAGAACGCCGAGGCGATGGGCGAGCGGCTGCGACACGGTCTGGAGGCGGTGGCCGACCGGACGCCGGGCATCGGCGACGTGCGGGGCCTCGGGCTGATGCTGGCCACCGAGTTCGTCACCGAGGACGGCAGCCCCGACCCCGAGACCGCCGCCCGCGTGCAGCGCGCCGCCATCGACGAGGGCCTGCTCCTGCTGCTGTGCGGCGCCTGGAACCAGGTTGTACGGATGATCCCGGCCCTCGTCATCGACGAGACGGCGGTTGACGAGGGCCTCCAGGCGTGGGCGACCGCTGTGGAAGCCGGTACCTCAGGAGCATCGCCGCGATGA
- a CDS encoding DUF3533 domain-containing protein translates to MSNAHPFRVLRAKRLWTVNGVIVGFVALLFTVFYVGANVDPAGHLHKLPVGLVSADEGSKVGGKQTDLGAQITQSIKKSSQGGDRIDWKLMDEEEMKEELGKGKLFGALVVPRDFTATVAALTGPGVAGKPVRPTLTVLTNQSAGSVGSSMARQATTTAAQSASAQVGEQLTAQAEAAQAQLPAAARLLLADPAVVQIEDGHPLDSHSGLGLSAFYYSLVLVVCGMLAANVISGQVDHALGYTHSDLGPLRVHNPLLRATRVQTLAISSTLMIGLSLLMGSLALAGAVGIMGMDASHLPLLWLFSVCTIAVVGIGGLGLLAVFGTPGMLFITIFYIAMAVPTSGATVPLQALPGFYRVLGEFEPLRQITGAVRSILYYDAQADAGLTRGWVMLGVGLAVAGLFGFGVTRFYDRKGLHRIPADEEPQPLLARA, encoded by the coding sequence ATGAGTAACGCCCACCCCTTCCGCGTCCTGCGCGCGAAGCGTCTGTGGACCGTCAACGGCGTCATCGTGGGCTTCGTGGCACTGCTGTTCACGGTGTTCTACGTCGGCGCCAACGTCGACCCTGCCGGTCACCTGCACAAGCTGCCCGTCGGCCTGGTCAGCGCCGATGAGGGGTCGAAGGTCGGTGGCAAGCAGACCGACCTCGGTGCACAGATCACCCAGTCGATCAAGAAGTCGTCCCAGGGCGGAGACAGGATCGACTGGAAGCTGATGGACGAGGAGGAGATGAAGGAGGAACTGGGCAAGGGCAAGTTGTTCGGCGCGCTCGTCGTGCCCCGCGACTTCACCGCCACTGTCGCCGCCCTCACCGGCCCCGGGGTAGCCGGCAAGCCCGTCCGCCCGACACTCACCGTGCTGACCAACCAGTCCGCCGGCAGCGTGGGGTCGAGCATGGCGCGGCAGGCCACGACGACGGCCGCGCAGTCGGCCTCCGCGCAGGTGGGTGAACAGCTGACCGCTCAGGCCGAGGCCGCGCAGGCCCAGCTGCCCGCTGCCGCGCGCCTGCTGCTGGCCGACCCGGCCGTGGTGCAGATCGAGGACGGGCATCCGCTCGACTCGCACAGCGGCCTCGGTCTGAGTGCCTTCTACTACTCCCTCGTCCTCGTCGTCTGCGGCATGCTCGCCGCCAACGTCATCAGCGGCCAGGTGGACCACGCCCTCGGCTACACCCACAGCGACCTGGGCCCGCTGCGGGTCCACAACCCGCTGCTGCGCGCGACTCGCGTCCAGACCCTGGCCATCAGCAGCACGCTCATGATCGGTCTGTCCCTGCTCATGGGCAGCCTGGCCCTGGCCGGTGCGGTGGGCATCATGGGCATGGACGCCTCTCACCTGCCCCTGCTGTGGCTCTTCTCCGTGTGCACGATCGCGGTTGTCGGCATCGGCGGGCTCGGACTGCTCGCTGTGTTCGGCACGCCGGGGATGCTGTTCATCACGATCTTCTACATCGCCATGGCGGTACCGACGTCCGGCGCCACGGTCCCTCTCCAAGCCCTCCCCGGTTTCTACCGCGTCCTCGGCGAGTTCGAGCCCCTGCGCCAGATCACGGGCGCCGTCCGCTCGATCCTCTACTACGACGCCCAGGCCGACGCGGGTCTGACCCGGGGCTGGGTGATGCTGGGCGTGGGACTCGCGGTCGCCGGCCTCTTCGGCTTCGGCGTGACCCGGTTCTACGACCGCAAGGGACTCCATCGCATTCCCGCCGACGAGGAACCGCAGCCGCTCCTCGCCCGGGCATAG
- a CDS encoding FAD-binding and (Fe-S)-binding domain-containing protein, with the protein MSDSAARLTARLTETAPGLRVESGPGALGPYAYDASNYRVPPQAVAFPRSADDVVAVLRACKETGVPITARGGGTSMAGNAVGPGVVLDFSRYMNRILDIDPAGGTARVEAGVVLDALQSATALHGLSFGPDPSSHSRCTIGGMVGNDACGNRSVRHGRTSSHIEALEIVTADGVRAVADRTGLHPTDPRDTDHVTRLEADVRRLIGDNLGPIRTELGQIPRQVSGYQLHHLLPERGFDMARALVGTEGSCAVVTAATVRLVATAQASALLTLGYDDVVDAAEDVPEILRWNPTAVEGMDEAIVATMRARRGPDSVTGLPEGRAWLYVELDGDDQATVNTRAAELLDVLKAQGRTTGGRVVESASERRSLWRVREDGAGLAARLVDGGESWPGWEDSAVAPENLAGYLRDFRRLLADHGLTGVMYGHFGAGCVHVRIDFDLATDEGRAAARRFLHEAAALVVAHGGTLSGEHGDGRARGELLEVMYSHRMIRAFAAFKEVFDPEGLLNPGVIVAPAPLDADLALHQIQPLATEFTFPHDEDGFAGAARRCVGVGRCRSDAGGVMCPSYRATGEENDSTRGRARLLQEMVRGETIQDGWRSTEVRDALDLCLSCKACSSDCPVGVDMATYKAEFLHQHYKGRIRPRSHYSLGWLPLTSALAGYAARPLNVLLRGPIGTLLARLGGVTTKRRIPAFAPRRSLRRVLRKAKSGEPAKALLFVDSFTRAFRPEVAGAASRVLADAGIPCTAQDGLCCGLTWVSTGQLSVARKIMARTVAHLDNGDERPIIVAEPSCAAALKRDVPELLGTDAARRVADRVHTFTGALTDLAAADWMPPELPDDVVLQTHCHEYATFKGSRPADLLRRLGVGKVDEAEGCCGLAGNFGFEEQHYDTSMAVAGLALKPRLDGIGQDTPTVVVADGFSCATQIDHLAGDRGLRALHLAELLDPAADQPGETS; encoded by the coding sequence ATGAGCGACAGCGCGGCGCGGCTGACCGCCCGCCTCACCGAGACGGCTCCCGGCCTGCGGGTGGAATCCGGCCCGGGCGCCCTCGGCCCGTACGCCTACGACGCCTCCAACTACCGTGTCCCCCCGCAGGCTGTGGCCTTCCCCCGCAGCGCCGACGACGTGGTCGCGGTGCTGCGGGCCTGTAAGGAGACGGGCGTCCCCATCACCGCGCGCGGCGGCGGCACCAGCATGGCCGGCAACGCGGTCGGGCCGGGCGTCGTCCTGGACTTCTCCCGGTACATGAACCGGATCCTGGACATCGACCCGGCCGGCGGGACCGCGCGTGTCGAGGCCGGAGTCGTCCTCGACGCGCTGCAGAGCGCGACCGCCCTGCACGGGCTGTCTTTCGGCCCCGACCCGTCCTCGCACAGCCGCTGCACCATCGGCGGGATGGTCGGCAACGACGCGTGCGGCAACCGGTCCGTGCGGCACGGACGGACCAGCAGCCACATCGAGGCGCTGGAGATCGTGACGGCCGACGGCGTGCGGGCCGTCGCCGACCGTACCGGCCTGCACCCGACCGACCCACGCGACACCGACCACGTCACCCGCCTCGAAGCGGACGTACGACGCCTGATCGGCGACAACCTGGGGCCGATCAGGACCGAGCTGGGCCAGATCCCCCGTCAGGTCTCCGGCTACCAGCTGCACCACCTGCTGCCCGAGCGCGGCTTCGACATGGCCCGCGCGTTGGTCGGCACCGAGGGCTCCTGTGCGGTCGTCACCGCCGCGACGGTCCGCCTGGTGGCGACTGCACAGGCTTCGGCGCTGCTGACCCTCGGCTACGACGACGTCGTCGACGCGGCCGAGGATGTGCCGGAGATCCTGCGGTGGAATCCGACCGCCGTCGAGGGCATGGACGAGGCGATCGTCGCCACCATGCGCGCCCGCCGCGGCCCCGACTCCGTCACGGGACTGCCCGAGGGGCGCGCCTGGCTGTACGTCGAGCTCGACGGCGACGACCAGGCCACGGTCAATACGCGCGCGGCCGAGCTCCTCGACGTGCTCAAGGCACAGGGTCGGACGACCGGCGGGCGGGTTGTGGAGAGCGCGTCCGAGCGGCGCTCCTTGTGGCGGGTCCGCGAGGACGGGGCCGGCCTGGCCGCCCGCCTCGTCGACGGCGGAGAGTCGTGGCCGGGCTGGGAGGACTCGGCGGTGGCGCCCGAGAACCTCGCCGGATACCTGCGGGACTTCCGCAGGCTGCTGGCCGATCACGGGCTCACGGGTGTGATGTACGGGCACTTCGGCGCCGGATGCGTCCACGTGCGCATCGACTTCGACCTCGCCACGGACGAGGGCCGCGCCGCCGCCCGCCGCTTCCTGCACGAGGCGGCCGCCCTGGTCGTCGCGCACGGCGGGACACTGTCGGGCGAGCACGGTGACGGACGGGCCCGCGGTGAGCTGCTGGAGGTCATGTACAGCCACCGGATGATCCGGGCGTTCGCCGCCTTCAAGGAGGTCTTCGACCCCGAGGGGCTGCTGAACCCGGGCGTCATAGTGGCGCCGGCCCCGCTCGACGCCGATCTCGCGCTGCACCAGATCCAGCCCCTGGCCACGGAGTTCACCTTCCCGCACGACGAGGACGGCTTCGCGGGCGCGGCCCGCCGCTGCGTCGGCGTCGGCCGATGTCGCAGCGACGCGGGCGGCGTGATGTGCCCCAGCTACCGGGCCACAGGCGAGGAGAACGACTCCACGCGGGGCCGGGCCCGCCTCCTCCAGGAGATGGTGCGCGGCGAGACCATTCAGGACGGCTGGCGGTCCACGGAGGTACGGGACGCCCTCGACCTGTGCCTGTCCTGCAAGGCATGCTCCAGCGACTGCCCGGTCGGCGTCGACATGGCCACCTACAAGGCGGAGTTCCTGCACCAGCACTACAAGGGCAGGATCCGGCCGCGCTCCCACTACTCGCTGGGCTGGCTGCCCTTGACCTCCGCCCTCGCCGGATACGCCGCCCGTCCTCTCAACGTCCTGTTGCGCGGACCGATCGGCACACTGCTCGCCCGTCTTGGAGGCGTCACGACGAAGCGCAGGATCCCCGCCTTCGCCCCCCGGCGCAGCCTGCGCCGGGTCCTGCGCAAGGCGAAGAGCGGCGAACCGGCGAAGGCCCTGCTCTTCGTCGACAGCTTCACCCGCGCCTTCCGTCCCGAGGTCGCGGGAGCCGCGAGCCGCGTGCTCGCCGACGCGGGAATCCCCTGCACGGCTCAGGACGGCTTGTGCTGCGGTCTGACCTGGGTCAGCACCGGCCAGCTCTCCGTGGCCCGCAAAATCATGGCCCGTACGGTCGCTCACCTCGACAACGGCGACGAACGGCCCATCATCGTGGCCGAACCGAGCTGTGCCGCCGCGCTCAAGCGCGACGTGCCCGAGCTTCTCGGGACGGACGCCGCCCGTCGGGTCGCGGACCGCGTTCACACCTTCACGGGCGCCCTGACCGACCTGGCCGCCGCCGACTGGATGCCTCCCGAGCTGCCGGACGACGTCGTCCTGCAGACCCACTGTCACGAGTACGCCACCTTCAAGGGCAGCCGCCCCGCCGACCTGCTGCGCCGACTGGGTGTGGGCAAGGTCGACGAGGCCGAGGGCTGCTGCGGACTCGCCGGCAACTTCGGCTTCGAGGAACAGCACTACGACACCTCGATGGCCGTCGCCGGCCTGGCCCTGAAACCTCGCCTCGACGGCATCGGCCAGGACACGCCGACCGTCGTCGTGGCCGACGGCTTCAGCTGCGCCACCCAGATCGACCATCTCGCCGGTGACCGGGGCCTCCGGGCCCTGCACCTCGCGGAGCTCCTCGACCCCGCTGCCGACCAACCAGGAGAGACGTCATGA
- a CDS encoding SGNH/GDSL hydrolase family protein, with the protein MSSSGYLRYVALGDSHTEGLGDGDDVRGLRGWADRLAEQVARHSPGLRYANLAVRGRKAGQVRVEQLAPALAMRPDLATVVAGVNDVLRPGCDLDEVAGHVEAMFAALTAQGATVATLMFPDVGRITPLARPIGHRVLALNARIREAADRHGVVVAETAAHAAATDPRLWSADRLHAGPLGHARIAAAVAHALALPDSDDTWTLPLPAERTGISGWRTVGAELRWAGTFLGPWVGRRLRGRSSGDGRQAKRPTLLPVAASTGDTSSAV; encoded by the coding sequence GTGTCGAGCAGTGGGTATCTGCGCTATGTCGCCCTGGGCGACAGTCACACCGAGGGGCTCGGGGACGGCGACGACGTCCGTGGTCTTCGGGGCTGGGCGGACCGGCTCGCCGAGCAGGTCGCCCGCCACAGCCCCGGCCTGCGCTACGCCAACCTCGCGGTGCGCGGCCGTAAGGCCGGTCAGGTGCGCGTCGAGCAGCTGGCTCCGGCTCTCGCGATGCGGCCCGACCTCGCCACCGTGGTGGCTGGGGTCAACGACGTGTTGCGCCCGGGCTGCGACCTCGACGAGGTGGCCGGCCATGTCGAGGCGATGTTCGCCGCCCTCACCGCGCAGGGCGCCACCGTCGCGACCCTCATGTTTCCCGATGTCGGGCGTATCACGCCGTTGGCCCGCCCGATCGGTCACCGGGTTCTCGCACTCAACGCACGCATCCGGGAGGCCGCCGACCGCCACGGTGTGGTGGTGGCGGAGACGGCCGCGCACGCGGCGGCGACCGATCCGCGGTTGTGGAGTGCTGACCGGCTGCACGCCGGCCCGCTGGGGCACGCGCGCATCGCGGCTGCCGTGGCCCATGCGCTCGCTCTGCCGGACAGCGACGACACATGGACCCTCCCCCTTCCGGCCGAGAGGACAGGCATCTCCGGCTGGAGGACCGTGGGTGCCGAACTGCGCTGGGCCGGCACCTTCCTCGGCCCCTGGGTCGGCCGCCGCCTGCGTGGCCGCTCCTCCGGCGACGGCCGCCAGGCCAAGCGGCCGACCCTGCTTCCGGTGGCCGCGTCCACCGGGGACACCTCCTCAGCCGTGTGA